One genomic region from Streptomyces sp. Li-HN-5-11 encodes:
- a CDS encoding MMPL family transporter yields MAALARWCVRHRLVVVLLWLLALGGATAAAGLTGSAYSDDYEVPGTDSAGATRLLQEGFPQVGGDSDTVVWHTTSGTVRAADVEQTMSSTLDRIADLPGVASVTSPYKGQGAGRISRDGHTAYATVTFDEPAQGITKSQAQAVVRTAEAARSDGLQVELGGSAIALTEPSGGHLAEIVGVVVAAVVLLLAFGSLAASLLPIATALVSVGTAYSAVELLGHAMTVADFAPMLGMLIGLGVGIDYALFIVTRHRRGLKRGLTTTEAVTNAVATTGRAVVFAGATVCIALLGMLILRLGFLNGVAVAASLTVVLTVAASVTLLPALLSLIGPRALSRRERRRLAEHGPEPELPTGFAARWSAFVERHPKVLGAVALAVVTVLALPTFSLHLGTSDQGNDPASATTRRAYDLLAEGFGPGVNGPLTLVTRVDGAEDRLALDNLNTSLSATDGVASVAPVTYGTGGTTAYLTVVPDSAPQSQRTSDLVDRLRGQVLPRAETGTSLDVHVGGVTAGYDDFAGVIVGRLPLFVGVVVGLGCVLLLLAFRSLGIPLKAAAMNIAAVAAAFGVVVAIFQWGWGSESLGLGRAGPIEPFLPVIMVSVLFGLSMDYQVFLVSRMYEEWLETGDNRRAVRVGLAETSRVINSAAVIMISVFLAFVLSGDRVIAMFGIALAAAVALDAFVLRTLLVPALMHLLGNANWWLPRRLDRALPRISIEPPECRASHERLTDVVEALAKETQQDVRDIPG; encoded by the coding sequence GTGGCAGCCCTTGCGCGCTGGTGTGTTCGTCACCGCCTCGTCGTCGTTCTGCTCTGGCTCCTCGCCCTCGGCGGGGCCACCGCGGCCGCCGGCCTCACCGGTTCGGCCTACTCCGACGACTACGAGGTCCCCGGCACCGACTCGGCCGGCGCCACCCGGCTGCTGCAGGAGGGCTTCCCGCAAGTCGGCGGCGACAGCGACACCGTCGTCTGGCACACCACGTCCGGCACCGTCCGCGCCGCGGACGTCGAGCAGACGATGAGCAGCACCCTGGACCGGATCGCGGACCTGCCCGGGGTGGCCTCCGTGACCAGCCCCTACAAGGGCCAGGGCGCGGGCCGGATCAGCCGGGACGGACACACCGCGTACGCCACGGTCACCTTCGACGAGCCGGCCCAGGGCATCACCAAGTCCCAGGCGCAGGCGGTGGTTCGCACCGCCGAGGCAGCCCGGAGCGACGGGCTCCAGGTGGAACTCGGCGGCAGTGCGATCGCGCTCACCGAGCCCTCCGGCGGGCACCTCGCCGAGATCGTCGGCGTGGTCGTGGCCGCCGTGGTGCTCCTCCTCGCATTCGGCTCGCTCGCCGCGTCCCTGCTGCCCATCGCCACCGCGCTGGTGAGCGTGGGCACCGCCTACTCCGCCGTCGAACTCCTCGGCCACGCCATGACGGTGGCCGACTTCGCGCCCATGCTCGGCATGCTCATCGGGCTGGGCGTCGGCATCGACTACGCGCTGTTCATCGTCACCCGGCACCGGCGCGGCCTGAAACGCGGCCTGACCACCACCGAGGCGGTCACGAACGCCGTCGCCACCACCGGGCGCGCCGTCGTCTTCGCGGGTGCCACGGTTTGCATCGCCCTGCTGGGGATGCTGATCCTGCGGCTCGGCTTCCTCAACGGGGTTGCCGTGGCGGCCTCGTTGACCGTCGTCCTCACCGTCGCGGCCTCGGTGACCCTGCTGCCCGCGCTGCTGTCCCTCATCGGCCCGCGAGCGCTGAGCCGGCGCGAGCGGCGCCGGCTGGCCGAACACGGGCCGGAGCCCGAACTGCCCACCGGGTTCGCCGCGCGCTGGTCGGCGTTCGTGGAGCGCCACCCCAAGGTGCTCGGCGCCGTCGCCCTGGCCGTCGTCACCGTCCTCGCCCTGCCCACGTTCTCCCTCCACCTCGGCACCTCCGACCAGGGCAACGACCCCGCGTCGGCGACCACCCGACGGGCGTACGACCTCCTCGCGGAGGGCTTCGGTCCCGGCGTCAACGGACCGCTGACGCTGGTGACGCGCGTAGACGGCGCCGAGGACAGGCTCGCCCTGGACAACCTCAACACCAGCCTCAGCGCCACGGACGGCGTTGCCTCGGTGGCCCCGGTGACCTACGGCACCGGCGGCACCACCGCCTACCTGACCGTCGTGCCGGACTCGGCCCCCCAGTCGCAGCGCACCAGCGACCTCGTCGACCGGCTGCGCGGCCAGGTGCTGCCGCGGGCCGAGACCGGTACCTCGCTGGACGTGCACGTGGGCGGGGTCACCGCCGGATACGACGACTTCGCCGGCGTCATCGTCGGCCGGCTGCCGCTGTTCGTCGGCGTGGTCGTCGGCCTCGGCTGCGTGCTGCTGCTGCTCGCCTTCCGGTCGCTCGGCATCCCCCTCAAGGCCGCCGCCATGAACATCGCGGCCGTCGCCGCCGCCTTCGGGGTCGTGGTCGCGATCTTCCAGTGGGGCTGGGGCAGCGAGTCCCTCGGCCTCGGGCGGGCCGGGCCCATCGAGCCCTTCCTTCCCGTGATCATGGTCTCGGTGCTCTTCGGGCTCTCCATGGACTACCAGGTCTTCCTGGTCAGCCGGATGTACGAGGAGTGGCTGGAGACCGGCGACAACCGGCGGGCCGTCCGCGTCGGCCTGGCCGAGACCAGCCGTGTGATCAACTCCGCCGCGGTCATCATGATCTCGGTCTTCCTCGCCTTCGTGCTCAGCGGCGACCGTGTGATCGCCATGTTCGGCATCGCGCTGGCCGCCGCCGTCGCCCTCGACGCCTTCGTGCTGCGCACCCTGCTCGTGCCCGCCCTCATGCACCTGCTCGGCAACGCCAACTGGTGGCTGCCGCGCCGGCTCGACCGCGCCCTGCCCCGGATCAGCATCGAACCGCCCGAGTGCCGCGCCTCGCATGAGAGGCTCACCGACGTCGTGGAAGCACTGGCGAAGGAGACGCAACAGGATGTACGCGATATCCCTGGGTGA
- the gatA gene encoding Asp-tRNA(Asn)/Glu-tRNA(Gln) amidotransferase subunit GatA codes for MTDKNSIIRLTAAETAEKIASGELTAVEVTEAHLARIEAVDEKVHAFLHVDREGALAQARAVDEKRERGEKLGPLAGVPLALKDIFTTEGVPTTVGSKILEGWIPPYDATLTKRLKAADVVILGKTNMDEFAMGSSTENSAYGPTGNPWDLTRIPGGSGGGSSAALASFQAPLAIGTDTGGSIRQPAAVTGTVGVKPTYGAVSRYGMVAFSSSLDQGGPCARTVLDAALLHEVIAGHDPLDSTSIDAPVPPVVEAARNGGVEGMRVGVVKQFRGEGYQAGVIQRFDEAVALLRDLGAEIVELDCPSFDLALSAYYLIAPSECSSNLARFDGLRYGLRTGDDGTNSAEAVTSITRADGFGPEVKRRIMLGTYALSSGYYDAYYGSAQKVRTLIKQDFDKSFEQVDVIVSPTTPTTAFPIGERADDPMAMYLADLCTIPTNLAGNAAMSLPCGLAPEDNLPVGLQIIAPVMKDDRLYKVGAAVEAAFVEKWGHPLLEEAPSL; via the coding sequence ATGACGGACAAGAACAGCATCATCAGGCTCACCGCCGCCGAGACCGCCGAGAAGATCGCCTCCGGCGAGCTCACGGCCGTCGAGGTCACCGAGGCCCACCTCGCGCGCATCGAGGCCGTCGACGAGAAGGTGCACGCCTTCCTGCACGTCGACCGCGAGGGCGCCCTCGCCCAGGCCCGTGCCGTGGACGAGAAGCGCGAGCGCGGCGAGAAGCTCGGGCCGCTGGCCGGCGTCCCGCTCGCGCTCAAGGACATCTTCACCACCGAGGGCGTGCCGACCACCGTCGGTTCCAAGATCCTCGAGGGCTGGATCCCGCCGTACGACGCGACGCTCACCAAGCGGCTGAAGGCCGCCGACGTCGTCATCCTCGGCAAGACCAACATGGACGAGTTCGCCATGGGGTCCTCCACCGAGAACAGCGCCTACGGCCCGACCGGCAACCCCTGGGACCTCACCAGGATCCCCGGCGGCTCCGGCGGCGGCTCGAGTGCCGCCCTGGCTTCCTTCCAGGCCCCGCTCGCCATCGGCACCGACACCGGCGGCTCCATCCGCCAGCCGGCCGCCGTCACCGGCACGGTCGGAGTGAAGCCGACGTACGGCGCGGTCTCCCGCTACGGCATGGTGGCCTTCTCCTCCTCCCTCGACCAGGGCGGCCCCTGCGCCCGTACGGTCCTGGACGCCGCCCTCCTGCACGAGGTGATCGCCGGGCACGACCCGCTCGACTCCACCTCCATCGACGCCCCGGTCCCGCCGGTCGTCGAGGCCGCACGCAACGGCGGCGTCGAGGGCATGCGCGTCGGCGTGGTCAAGCAGTTCCGCGGCGAGGGCTACCAGGCCGGCGTCATCCAGCGGTTCGACGAGGCCGTCGCGCTGCTGAGGGACCTGGGCGCCGAGATCGTCGAACTGGACTGCCCGTCCTTCGACCTGGCCCTGTCGGCGTACTACCTCATCGCGCCCTCCGAGTGCTCCTCCAACCTGGCCCGCTTCGACGGCCTGCGCTACGGCCTGCGCACCGGCGACGACGGCACGAACTCCGCCGAGGCGGTCACCTCGATCACCCGCGCGGACGGCTTCGGCCCGGAGGTCAAGCGCCGCATCATGCTCGGCACGTACGCGCTCAGCTCCGGCTACTACGACGCGTACTACGGCAGCGCCCAGAAGGTCCGCACGCTCATCAAGCAGGACTTCGACAAGTCCTTCGAGCAGGTCGACGTGATCGTCTCCCCGACGACCCCGACCACCGCCTTCCCGATCGGCGAGCGCGCCGACGACCCGATGGCGATGTACCTCGCGGACCTGTGCACCATCCCCACCAACCTGGCCGGCAACGCGGCCATGTCCCTGCCCTGCGGCCTCGCGCCGGAGGACAACCTCCCGGTCGGCCTGCAGATCATCGCCCCGGTCATGAAGGACGACCGCCTGTACAAGGTCGGCGCGGCCGTCGAGGCCGCCTTCGTGGAAAAGTGGGGGCACCCGCTGCTCGAGGAGGCTCCGTCGCTGTGA
- a CDS encoding DUF6191 domain-containing protein, which translates to MFDIFEELFAPGRKHTRDEQKRLELTREDIGDNDPGRGPIDLASGKVVIRPPKADAAEKESGEE; encoded by the coding sequence ATGTTCGACATTTTCGAGGAACTGTTCGCACCCGGGCGCAAGCACACCCGGGACGAGCAGAAGAGGCTGGAGCTGACCCGCGAGGACATCGGCGACAACGATCCCGGGCGGGGCCCGATCGACCTCGCGTCCGGGAAGGTCGTCATACGGCCGCCCAAGGCCGACGCTGCCGAGAAGGAATCCGGCGAGGAGTGA
- a CDS encoding AAA family ATPase has translation MLGAVETRSVSPVFVGRADELSTLSDALSRADAGEPQALLIGGEAGVGKTRLIEEFATAACRRGAVVALGGCVEIGADGLPFAPFSTALRALRRELPEELAAAAAGQEEELARLLPELGEPPAARGAGRHDEEGVARLFELTARLLERVAAEHTVVLALEDLHWADASTRHLLAYLFRTLRSGRLVVLATYRADDIHRRHPLRPLLAELDRLRTVRRVELARFTRQEVGRQIAGILATEPDPAQVDEIFERSDGNAFFVEELAVCAHEGCAAGLSDSLRDLLLVRVEALPEPAQHVVRTAAEGGSTVEYRLLAAVTRLAEDDLIEALRAAVNASILTPAPTGDGYRFRHSLVREAVSDDLLPGERSRLNRRYAEALEADPTLVPADVRVMRLASYWYHAHDPAKALPAVLDASVTARARHAYSEQLRLLERAMELWEAAPEDVRARLRPVDYAEVYPPPLPKRRGGTPSGCDPATTPLRFLDLMAEAAVAGRLCGERERALKITKKALRLLEDEQDPVRAAWFWIQRSRLVQAMARGDGWKEIGTAQELVRGLPPSEVHAEVLAMAASWSMLHEPGHEAMSAAERAVEYARMVGADEIELNARLTLGGLMVESGDVERGLAEMHEVRERALAEGLSQVAARAYINLPSELEGVGRSREAVPILEEGIRFTQRFGIVDKEAWLWGNLAESLHALGRWDEAAEAAAKAQRIEQGAKPRTGGSLRLAHLAFDQGDLSTAARHLRAAREYFGTHDPMPQYSLPMCWTAIGLAAAEGRLLDARAELERALDAGFPPGTQRYGWPLLLTAATVETRAIGLPAADPGRPKILDRIRQSVRSLATHVPVWQAYERWVRAELLRAEGCDRPEDWTEIVAAFETLERPYDLAKVRFRLAEALLAGDEDQRERATELLRLAHAVAEHLRARPLADAVALLAQRARLTLTRTAHQPHAPADPAGSFGLTSRERDVLRLVSAGRTNRQIAEELFISPKTASVHVSNILAKLGVSGRGEAAAVAHRLGLFPEGAGERLVAG, from the coding sequence ATGCTCGGGGCTGTGGAGACAAGGTCCGTCAGTCCGGTGTTCGTCGGTCGCGCCGACGAGTTGAGCACGCTGAGCGACGCGCTCTCCCGCGCGGACGCGGGAGAGCCGCAGGCATTGCTGATCGGCGGTGAAGCCGGCGTCGGCAAGACCCGCCTCATCGAGGAGTTCGCCACCGCCGCCTGCCGCCGGGGCGCCGTCGTCGCGCTCGGCGGCTGCGTGGAGATCGGCGCCGACGGACTGCCGTTCGCCCCGTTCTCCACCGCCCTGCGCGCGCTGCGCCGCGAACTGCCCGAGGAACTCGCCGCCGCGGCCGCCGGCCAGGAGGAGGAACTCGCCCGGCTGCTGCCCGAACTCGGCGAGCCCCCCGCCGCACGAGGCGCGGGCCGGCACGACGAGGAGGGCGTGGCCCGCCTCTTCGAACTCACCGCGCGCCTGCTGGAGCGCGTCGCCGCCGAGCACACCGTCGTGCTCGCCCTGGAGGACCTGCACTGGGCCGACGCCTCCACCCGTCACCTCCTCGCGTACCTCTTCCGCACCCTGCGCAGCGGCCGCCTCGTCGTCCTGGCCACCTACCGCGCCGACGACATCCACCGCCGCCACCCGCTGCGGCCCCTGCTCGCCGAGCTCGACCGGCTGCGCACGGTCCGCCGTGTCGAACTCGCCCGCTTCACCCGGCAGGAAGTCGGCCGGCAGATCGCCGGCATCCTCGCCACCGAGCCGGACCCGGCCCAGGTCGACGAGATCTTCGAACGTTCCGACGGCAACGCCTTCTTCGTCGAGGAACTCGCCGTCTGCGCCCACGAGGGCTGCGCCGCCGGCCTCAGCGACTCCCTGCGCGACCTGCTCCTCGTCCGCGTCGAGGCGCTGCCCGAGCCCGCCCAGCACGTCGTCCGGACCGCCGCCGAGGGCGGGTCCACCGTCGAGTACCGGCTGCTCGCCGCCGTGACCCGGCTCGCCGAGGACGACCTCATCGAGGCGCTGCGGGCCGCCGTGAACGCCAGCATCCTCACCCCGGCGCCCACCGGCGACGGCTACCGCTTCCGGCACTCCCTGGTGCGCGAGGCCGTCAGTGACGACCTGCTGCCCGGCGAGCGCTCCCGCCTCAACCGCCGCTACGCCGAGGCCCTGGAGGCCGACCCGACCCTCGTCCCCGCCGACGTCCGGGTCATGCGCCTGGCCAGCTACTGGTATCACGCCCACGACCCGGCCAAGGCGCTGCCCGCCGTCCTGGACGCCTCGGTCACGGCCCGCGCCCGGCACGCCTACAGCGAGCAACTGAGGCTCCTGGAGCGGGCGATGGAACTGTGGGAAGCCGCCCCCGAGGACGTACGGGCACGGCTGCGTCCCGTGGACTACGCCGAGGTCTACCCTCCCCCACTGCCTAAACGGCGTGGGGGGACCCCCAGCGGCTGCGACCCCGCGACGACCCCGCTGCGCTTCCTCGACCTGATGGCCGAGGCCGCCGTCGCCGGACGGCTGTGCGGGGAGCGCGAACGCGCCCTGAAGATCACCAAGAAGGCGCTGCGGCTGCTGGAGGACGAACAGGACCCCGTGCGCGCCGCCTGGTTCTGGATCCAGCGCTCCCGGCTGGTGCAGGCGATGGCCCGTGGCGACGGCTGGAAGGAGATCGGCACGGCACAGGAACTGGTACGCGGCCTGCCGCCCTCCGAGGTGCACGCCGAGGTCCTGGCCATGGCCGCCAGCTGGTCCATGCTCCACGAACCGGGCCACGAGGCCATGTCCGCCGCCGAACGGGCCGTCGAGTACGCGCGCATGGTGGGCGCCGACGAGATAGAGCTCAACGCGCGGCTCACACTCGGCGGGCTCATGGTCGAATCGGGCGATGTCGAGCGGGGCCTGGCCGAGATGCACGAGGTCAGGGAGCGCGCGCTGGCAGAAGGCCTCTCCCAGGTCGCGGCCCGCGCCTACATCAACCTTCCGTCCGAGCTGGAGGGAGTGGGCCGCAGCCGGGAGGCCGTACCGATCCTGGAGGAGGGCATCCGCTTCACCCAGCGGTTCGGCATCGTGGACAAGGAGGCCTGGCTGTGGGGCAACCTCGCCGAGTCCCTCCACGCACTCGGCCGCTGGGACGAGGCCGCCGAGGCCGCGGCCAAGGCCCAGCGGATCGAGCAGGGTGCCAAACCGCGGACCGGCGGTTCGCTGAGGCTGGCCCATCTGGCCTTCGACCAGGGCGACCTCTCCACGGCGGCCCGTCATCTGCGCGCCGCCCGCGAGTATTTCGGCACGCACGACCCCATGCCGCAGTACTCCCTGCCGATGTGCTGGACCGCCATCGGCCTCGCCGCCGCCGAGGGCCGCCTGCTGGACGCCCGCGCCGAACTCGAACGCGCCCTGGACGCCGGCTTCCCGCCCGGCACCCAGCGATACGGCTGGCCCCTGCTGCTCACCGCCGCCACCGTGGAGACCCGCGCGATCGGGCTGCCCGCCGCCGATCCGGGGCGCCCGAAGATCCTCGACCGCATCCGGCAGTCCGTCAGGTCGCTCGCCACCCACGTGCCCGTCTGGCAGGCCTACGAACGCTGGGTGCGCGCCGAACTGCTGCGCGCCGAGGGCTGCGACCGGCCGGAGGACTGGACCGAGATCGTCGCCGCCTTCGAGACGCTGGAGCGCCCCTACGACCTCGCCAAGGTCCGCTTCCGCCTGGCCGAGGCGCTGCTCGCGGGCGACGAGGACCAGCGGGAGCGTGCCACGGAGCTGCTCCGCCTCGCCCACGCCGTCGCCGAGCACCTGCGCGCCCGCCCGCTCGCCGACGCCGTGGCCCTGCTCGCCCAGCGCGCCCGCCTCACCCTGACCCGCACCGCACACCAGCCCCACGCGCCGGCCGACCCGGCCGGATCCTTCGGCCTCACCAGCCGCGAACGCGACGTCCTGCGCCTGGTCTCCGCAGGCCGCACCAACCGCCAGATAGCCGAGGAACTGTTCATCTCCCCGAAGACGGCCAGCGTCCACGTCTCGAACATCCTCGCCAAGCTGGGCGTCTCGGGCAGGGGCGAGGCGGCGGCGGTGGCCCACCGGCTGGGGCTGTTCCCGGAGGGTGCCGGGGAGCGGCTGGTCGCGGGATGA
- the gatC gene encoding Asp-tRNA(Asn)/Glu-tRNA(Gln) amidotransferase subunit GatC, translated as MPGITREEVAHLARLARLELKPEELEHFAGQLDDIIGAVARVSEVADQDVPPTSHPLPLTNVMRADEVRPSLTPEQALSGAPAQEQQRFKVPQILGEE; from the coding sequence ATGCCTGGCATCACGCGCGAGGAGGTCGCCCACCTCGCCCGGCTGGCGCGTCTGGAGCTGAAGCCCGAAGAGCTCGAACACTTCGCGGGACAGCTGGACGACATCATCGGCGCGGTGGCCCGCGTCAGTGAGGTCGCCGACCAAGACGTGCCGCCGACCTCCCACCCGCTGCCGCTGACGAACGTCATGCGCGCGGACGAGGTCCGTCCGTCGCTCACCCCCGAGCAGGCGCTGTCCGGCGCCCCGGCCCAGGAGCAGCAGCGTTTCAAGGTGCCGCAGATCCTGGGGGAGGAGTAA
- a CDS encoding GNAT family protein gives MYAISLGDDGAELRPLEPWHAQEFLAHLDRGREFIGQYISFGSRETDVESARALLTRYAEKRAADSGSLHGIWLDGKLGGGVLFRTFDAQQGTCEVGCWLEPAAAGRGLVTRAMRVLLDWAFDERGMHRVEWYAASANQPSVDVARRLGMTRDGVLRESHLHRGTRQDIEIWSVLAPEWRAARARAAHNDH, from the coding sequence ATGTACGCGATATCCCTGGGTGACGACGGGGCCGAACTGCGTCCCCTGGAGCCCTGGCACGCTCAGGAGTTCCTCGCGCACCTGGACCGGGGGCGCGAGTTCATCGGGCAGTACATCTCCTTCGGGTCCCGGGAGACGGACGTGGAGTCCGCGCGCGCCCTGCTCACCCGGTACGCCGAGAAGCGCGCCGCCGACAGTGGCAGCCTGCACGGCATCTGGCTGGACGGGAAGCTGGGCGGCGGGGTGCTGTTCCGCACCTTCGACGCACAGCAGGGCACCTGCGAGGTCGGCTGCTGGCTGGAGCCCGCCGCGGCCGGGCGGGGGCTCGTCACCCGCGCGATGCGCGTGCTCCTCGACTGGGCGTTTGACGAGCGCGGCATGCACCGTGTGGAGTGGTACGCGGCGTCCGCCAACCAGCCGAGCGTCGATGTGGCCCGGCGGCTGGGGATGACACGGGACGGGGTGCTCCGGGAAAGCCACCTCCACCGGGGCACGCGCCAGGACATCGAGATCTGGTCGGTGCTGGCTCCCGAGTGGCGGGCGGCACGCGCGCGTGCCGCTCACAACGACCATTAG
- the gatB gene encoding Asp-tRNA(Asn)/Glu-tRNA(Gln) amidotransferase subunit GatB encodes MTTTTDLVSYEDALASYDPVMGLEVHVELGTRTKMFCGCSTTLGAEPNTQTCPTCLGLPGSLPVVNATGVESAIKIGLALNCEIAEWCRFARKNYFYPDMPKNFQTSQYDEPIAFNGYLDVQLEDGETFRVEIERAHMEEDTGKSTHVGGATGRIHGASHSLLDYNRAGIPLIEIVTKPIVGAGERAPEVAKAYVRELRELIRALGVSEARMEMGQMRCDVNLSLMPKGADKFGTRSETKNVNSLRSVERAARYEIQRHAAVLSGGGTVIQETRHFHEDTGSTTSGRTKEEAEDYRYFPEPDLVPVAPSREWVEEIRAALPELPLARRTRLLAEWGISATDMQAILNAGALDPIVATIEAGADAASARKWWMGELARSANESGKALDELPITPQQVARVTELVASGDLNDKLARQVIEGVLAGEGTPDEVVDKRGLKVVSDEGALTAAVDEAIAGNPGVADKIRGGKVAAAGALVGAVMKATRGQADAARVKELILEKLGVSEG; translated from the coding sequence GTGACCACCACGACCGACCTGGTGTCGTACGAGGACGCGCTGGCGTCGTACGACCCCGTCATGGGCCTCGAGGTCCATGTCGAGCTCGGCACCAGGACCAAGATGTTCTGCGGCTGCTCGACCACGCTCGGCGCCGAGCCGAACACCCAGACCTGCCCCACCTGCCTCGGCCTGCCCGGCTCGCTCCCGGTCGTCAACGCGACCGGCGTCGAGTCCGCGATCAAGATCGGTCTCGCGCTGAACTGCGAGATCGCCGAGTGGTGCCGCTTCGCCCGGAAGAACTACTTCTATCCGGACATGCCGAAGAACTTCCAGACCTCCCAGTACGACGAGCCGATCGCCTTCAACGGCTACCTCGACGTACAGCTGGAGGACGGCGAGACCTTCCGCGTGGAGATCGAGCGCGCCCACATGGAGGAGGACACCGGCAAGTCGACCCACGTCGGCGGCGCGACGGGCCGTATCCACGGCGCCTCCCACTCGCTCCTCGACTACAACCGCGCCGGCATCCCGCTCATCGAGATCGTCACCAAGCCGATCGTCGGCGCCGGCGAGCGCGCCCCCGAGGTGGCGAAGGCGTACGTCCGTGAGCTGCGCGAGCTCATCCGCGCGCTCGGCGTGTCCGAGGCCCGCATGGAGATGGGCCAGATGCGCTGCGACGTGAACCTGTCGCTGATGCCGAAGGGCGCCGACAAGTTCGGCACGCGCAGCGAGACGAAGAACGTCAACTCGCTGCGGTCCGTGGAGCGTGCGGCCCGTTACGAGATCCAGCGCCACGCGGCGGTGCTCTCCGGCGGCGGCACCGTGATCCAGGAGACGCGCCACTTCCACGAGGACACGGGGTCGACGACGTCGGGCCGTACCAAGGAAGAGGCCGAGGACTACCGTTACTTCCCGGAGCCGGACCTCGTGCCGGTGGCCCCCTCGCGCGAGTGGGTCGAGGAGATCCGGGCGGCGCTCCCCGAGCTGCCGCTGGCCCGCCGTACCCGTCTGCTGGCGGAGTGGGGCATCTCCGCCACCGACATGCAGGCCATCCTCAACGCCGGTGCCCTGGACCCGATCGTCGCCACGATCGAGGCCGGAGCCGACGCGGCCTCCGCCCGCAAGTGGTGGATGGGCGAACTCGCCCGCAGCGCCAACGAGTCCGGCAAGGCCCTGGACGAGCTGCCGATCACGCCGCAGCAGGTCGCGCGGGTCACCGAGCTGGTCGCCTCCGGCGATCTGAACGACAAGCTGGCCCGTCAGGTCATCGAGGGCGTCCTCGCGGGCGAGGGCACCCCGGACGAGGTCGTCGACAAGCGCGGTCTGAAGGTCGTGTCCGACGAGGGCGCGCTGACCGCCGCCGTCGACGAGGCCATCGCCGGCAACCCGGGCGTCGCGGACAAGATCCGCGGCGGCAAGGTCGCCGCGGCCGGCGCGCTGGTCGGCGCGGTCATGAAGGCGACCCGCGGCCAGGCCGACGCGGCCCGCGTCAAGGAACTGATCCTGGAGAAGCTGGGCGTCAGCGAGGGCTGA
- a CDS encoding PQQ-dependent sugar dehydrogenase, protein MIVPRRAVPAVLAAAALLLTAGCSSGGGGGPADGGGVASPGRTAAVASPSGQAAGETAPPAKGSVKVLRTVAEGLNTPWGLAPLPGGGLLVSSRDRATITRIDEKTGRKTELGTVSGVSPAGEGGLLGIALSPDYASDHMIYAYFTSVSDNRIVRMLYDDRKPAGEQLGAPDTIFKGIPKGLIHNGGRIAFGPDRMLYAGTGESGERGLAQDKKSLGGKILRLTPDGEPAPGNPFRDSPVYSYGHRNVQGLAWDGKQRLFASEFGQDTWDELNAIKPGDNYGWPEAEGKSSDPRFHDPIAQWHTDDASPSGIAYAEGSIWMAGLKGERLWRIPLKGTVASAAPQAFLTGAYGRLRTVASAGGGRLWLITSNTDGRGTPKKGDDRILELEVR, encoded by the coding sequence GTGATCGTGCCTCGTCGAGCTGTGCCGGCCGTGCTGGCGGCTGCCGCCCTGCTGCTGACGGCCGGCTGCTCCTCCGGCGGCGGAGGGGGCCCGGCCGATGGCGGCGGCGTCGCGTCGCCGGGCCGTACGGCCGCGGTGGCGTCCCCCTCCGGGCAGGCGGCCGGGGAGACCGCGCCGCCCGCCAAGGGCTCGGTGAAGGTCCTGCGCACGGTCGCGGAGGGCCTGAACACGCCGTGGGGCCTGGCCCCGCTCCCGGGCGGCGGCCTCCTCGTCTCCTCCCGGGACCGGGCGACGATCACGCGGATCGACGAGAAGACCGGGAGGAAGACGGAGCTGGGCACGGTGTCGGGGGTGTCGCCGGCCGGCGAGGGCGGCCTCCTCGGCATCGCGCTCTCCCCCGACTACGCCTCCGACCACATGATCTACGCCTACTTCACGTCGGTCTCGGACAACCGCATCGTCCGGATGCTGTACGACGACAGGAAACCGGCCGGAGAGCAACTGGGCGCCCCCGACACGATCTTCAAGGGCATCCCCAAGGGGCTGATCCACAACGGCGGACGGATCGCGTTCGGCCCGGACAGGATGCTGTACGCGGGTACCGGTGAGAGTGGCGAGCGGGGCCTGGCCCAGGACAAGAAGTCCCTCGGCGGCAAGATCCTGCGGCTGACCCCGGACGGCGAGCCCGCCCCCGGCAACCCGTTTCGCGACTCCCCGGTGTACTCCTACGGCCACCGCAATGTGCAGGGCCTGGCCTGGGACGGCAAACAGCGGCTGTTCGCCTCGGAGTTCGGGCAGGACACGTGGGACGAGCTGAACGCGATCAAGCCGGGCGACAACTACGGCTGGCCGGAGGCGGAGGGGAAGTCCTCCGATCCGAGGTTCCACGATCCGATCGCCCAGTGGCACACGGACGACGCCTCCCCCAGCGGCATCGCCTACGCCGAGGGCTCCATCTGGATGGCGGGCCTGAAGGGCGAGCGCCTGTGGCGGATCCCCCTGAAGGGCACGGTGGCGTCGGCGGCCCCCCAGGCGTTCCTGACGGGCGCCTACGGCCGGCTGCGCACGGTGGCCTCGGCCGGCGGCGGCAGGCTCTGGCTGATCACCAGCAACACCGACGGCCGCGGCACCCCGAAGAAGGGCGACGACCGGATCCTGGAGCTGGAGGTGAGGTGA